Proteins encoded together in one Procambarus clarkii isolate CNS0578487 chromosome 71, FALCON_Pclarkii_2.0, whole genome shotgun sequence window:
- the Mkk4 gene encoding dual specificity mitogen-activated protein kinase kinase 4 isoform X1 translates to MLQRCVKISKQSVKNFRRLQRVLLLRPTDDPVFQKKHVFPVTGRRSNLRLAFPGQGRPNNDRPQNNLEFPASGYPTTQMPPPPPPPPPPPPPSPPLLPRVTVNSATNRQVAICCIPSSSSPTASTASTSLVSIAPVATSRVAPTIAITATANSRPPVTLSLPPASPPNLRDSKKKHLVLHLPPPHNHHHHHHHNNHNHHGHHSQHHRHMFHHDALRDRSHKSVKSIASVPPPRDKITRGMYQSIQSSGKLKISPELQVEFTADDLRDLGEIGRGGFGTVNKMVHRKSNTIMAVKRIRSTVDEREQKQLLMDLEVVMRSNDCPCIVQFYGAIFKEGDCWICMELMDTSLDKFYKFIYERMHERLPENMLGKITVATLTALNYLKEKLKIIHRDVKPSNILLDKRGNIKLCDFGISGQLVDSIAKTRDAGCRPYMAPERIDPARARGYDVRSDVWSLGITLMELATGSFPYPKWNSVFEQLTQVVQGEPPRLSPNENGNIFSEEFVCFVNTCLIKDESSRPKYKQLLEHQFVIRSRADPMDVAEFVCGILDKMANNGRVMYTYDSYNC, encoded by the exons Atgttgcaacgttgtgtcaaaatttcaaagcaatcggtgaagaactttcggagattacagcgtgtgttgctcttacgtccaacagatgaccctgtttttcaaaaaaagcatgtttttcctgtcacag GACGTCGAAGTAACCTCCGCTTGGCGTTCCCGGGTCAGGGAAGGCCGAATAATGACCGTCCACAAAATAATTTGGAATTCCCTGCTTCAGGTTACCCGACAACACAAAT gccaccaccaccaccacctccaccaccaccaccaccgccatctcCTCCACTTCTGCCCAGAGTCACTGTCAACAGTGCAACCAACAGGCAAGTGGCAATATGTTGCATCCCATCTTCTAGTAGTCCTACAGCTTCTACAGCATCGACTAGTTTGGTCAGCATTGCTCCCGTAGCCACCTCCAGGGTTGCGCCTACCATCGCCATCACGGCCACTGCCAATTCTCGCCCTCCAGTCACACTCAGTCTTCCCCCGGCAAGCCCACCAAATCTACGGGATAGCAAAAAGAAGCACTTGGTGTTACATCTGCCtccacctcacaaccaccaccaccaccatcaccacaacaaccataaccaccacggcCATCATAGTCAGCATCACCGCCACATGTTCCACCATGATGCCCTTAGGGACCGCAGTCACAAGAG TGTTAAGAGCATCGCATCGGTACCTCCACCAAG ggaCAAGATTACCCGGGGAATGTATCAAAGTATCCAGTCATCGGGGAAACTTAAGATCTCTCCTGAATTG CAAGTAGAATTCACCGCTGATGATCTTCGTGACTTGGGTGAGATAGGCCGAGGGGGCTTTGGGACGGTAAACAAGATGGTCCACCGCAAGAGTAACACCATCATGGCTGTTAAG AGAATACGTTCGACAGTGGACGAGAGAGAACAAAAACAGTTATTGATGGATCTAGAAGTGGTCATGAGAAGCAATGACTGTCCATGTATTGTACAATTTTATGGTGCCATATTTAAGGAG GGAGACTGTTGGATATGCATGGAACTGATGGATACATCATTGGATAAATTTTACAAATTTATTTATGAACGAATGCATGAGAGACTACCAGAAAACATGCTTGGGAAGATAACAGTTGCA ACACTAACGGCTCTGAATTACCTGAAGGAGAAATTGAAAATAATACACCGAGATGTAAAGCCTTCTAATATATTACTGGATAAGCGAGGCAACATAAAACTGTGTGATTTTGGCATATCTGGTCAACTGGTAGATTCCATTGCCAAAACCAGAGATGCTGGATGCAGGCCTTATATGGCG CCAGAGCGCATAGACCCCGCCAGAGCTCGTGGTTATGATGTGCGCTCTGACGTTTGGTCGCTGGGCATTACTCTCATGGAGCTTGCCACTGGAAGTTTCCCATACCCTAAGTGGAACTCTGTATTTGAGCAGCTGACACAAGTGGTACAGGGAGAACCGCCTCGTCTTTCACCAAATGAAAATGGAAACATCTTTTCAGAGGAATTTGTGTGTTTTGTTAACACTTG